From a region of the Haloferax volcanii DS2 genome:
- a CDS encoding AAA family ATPase, whose translation MDAPLWTETHAPGLDDLPQPEVRDRLRRAVDEPMNLVVQGPPGVGKTAAVRALAREAHADPENDLIELNVADFFNRTKKQIRADPRFEQFLDGRSRMAKRDMINRVLKESAGYAPMSGEYKTIVLDNAESIREDFQQALRRVMEQHHRTTQFVITTRQPSKLIPPIRSRCFPVPMPAPDDEALEALLADILDAEGVDYDAGGLQFLTDASNGNVRKAVLSAQRTATEADEVTMSTVHAALGDVGFDDELKTLLINAREGDIKDARKTLTTLLDDEGYEGQELLADILRVADSTPERFADGELARLHELAGQVDLDISTGIDDRLHITHLLTSWGADVRGEA comes from the coding sequence ATGGACGCGCCGCTGTGGACCGAGACGCACGCGCCGGGGCTCGACGACCTCCCACAGCCGGAGGTCCGCGACCGCCTCCGACGCGCCGTGGACGAACCGATGAACCTCGTCGTGCAGGGCCCGCCGGGCGTCGGCAAGACCGCCGCCGTCCGCGCGCTGGCCCGTGAGGCGCACGCGGACCCCGAAAACGACCTCATCGAACTCAACGTCGCGGACTTCTTCAACCGGACGAAAAAGCAGATTCGCGCCGACCCGCGGTTCGAGCAGTTCCTCGACGGCCGCAGTCGCATGGCGAAACGCGACATGATAAACCGCGTGCTCAAGGAGTCCGCCGGCTACGCCCCGATGTCAGGCGAGTACAAGACCATCGTCCTCGACAACGCCGAATCAATCCGCGAGGACTTCCAGCAGGCGCTCCGCCGCGTGATGGAACAGCACCACCGGACCACGCAGTTCGTCATCACCACGCGCCAGCCCTCGAAGCTCATCCCGCCGATTCGCTCGCGGTGTTTCCCGGTTCCCATGCCCGCGCCCGACGACGAGGCGCTCGAAGCGCTTCTCGCCGACATCCTCGACGCCGAGGGCGTCGACTACGACGCCGGCGGCCTCCAGTTCCTCACCGACGCCTCGAACGGCAACGTCCGAAAAGCCGTGCTTTCGGCCCAGCGGACGGCCACCGAGGCCGACGAGGTCACCATGTCCACGGTCCACGCCGCCCTCGGCGACGTGGGCTTCGACGACGAGCTGAAGACGCTCCTCATCAACGCCCGCGAGGGCGACATCAAGGACGCCCGCAAGACCCTCACGACGCTCCTCGACGACGAGGGCTACGAGGGACAGGAGCTCCTGGCTGACATCCTCCGCGTCGCCGACTCGACCCCCGAGCGCTTCGCCGACGGCGAACTCGCCCGCCTGCACGAACTCGCGGGGCAGGTCGACCTCGACATCTCGACGGGCATCGACGACCGCCTGCACATAACCCACCTCCTCACGAGTTGGGGCGCGGACGTCCGCGGCGAGGCATAA
- a CDS encoding protein sorting system archaetidylserine decarboxylase: MRFAPGYRRFALPAFVGAAVAAVVFPPLGAVLLAVGAFVLWFFRDPERSPPDEPGVVAPADGRVSVIRVEDGRVRVGVFMNVTDVHVNRAPVSGSVRTVTHRPGAHKPAFSKDSDRNERVDIELDTDAGDHEVSLIAGAFARRIHSYVAPGDELVRGQKLGHIDFGSRADVLLPPEFGSEDVVVEKGESVRAGETVLARRE; this comes from the coding sequence ATGCGGTTCGCACCCGGCTACCGACGGTTCGCACTCCCCGCCTTCGTCGGCGCGGCGGTCGCGGCGGTCGTCTTCCCGCCCCTCGGGGCCGTGCTGCTCGCGGTCGGCGCGTTCGTCCTCTGGTTCTTCCGGGACCCCGAGCGCTCGCCGCCCGACGAACCGGGCGTCGTCGCCCCCGCCGACGGGCGCGTCTCCGTGATTCGCGTCGAGGACGGGCGCGTCCGCGTGGGCGTGTTCATGAACGTCACCGACGTGCACGTCAACCGCGCGCCCGTCTCCGGTTCGGTCCGAACCGTCACCCACCGCCCCGGCGCGCACAAACCGGCGTTCTCGAAGGACTCCGACCGCAACGAGCGCGTCGATATCGAACTCGACACCGACGCGGGCGACCACGAAGTGTCGCTCATCGCCGGCGCGTTCGCCCGGCGGATTCACTCGTACGTCGCGCCCGGCGACGAACTCGTCCGCGGCCAGAAACTCGGCCACATCGACTTCGGCTCGCGGGCCGACGTGCTGTTACCACCGGAGTTCGGCTCCGAAGACGTGGTCGTCGAGAAGGGTGAGTCGGTGCGGGCGGGCGAGACGGTGTTGGCGCGGCGGGAGTGA
- a CDS encoding urease subunit beta, translating to MTGEFVPGEVITADGTITLNEGRETAEVTVGNTGDRPIQVGSHFHFFEANAALSFDREAAYGMRLNIPAGTAVRFEPGDQTSVELVAIGGKRRAHGMNGMVNGSVDTDPSAAVERLRAAGFADTGAPDDEHGTAEGSSE from the coding sequence ATGACCGGCGAGTTCGTTCCCGGTGAGGTCATCACCGCCGACGGGACCATCACGCTGAACGAGGGGCGAGAGACGGCCGAGGTGACGGTGGGGAACACCGGCGACCGGCCGATACAGGTCGGCTCTCACTTCCATTTCTTCGAGGCGAACGCCGCGCTGTCGTTCGACCGCGAGGCGGCCTACGGGATGCGGCTGAACATCCCCGCGGGGACCGCGGTCCGGTTCGAACCCGGCGACCAAACGTCGGTCGAACTGGTCGCTATCGGCGGCAAGCGCCGAGCCCACGGGATGAACGGGATGGTCAACGGCAGCGTCGACACCGACCCGAGCGCCGCCGTCGAGCGCCTGCGCGCGGCCGGGTTCGCTGACACCGGCGCTCCCGACGACGAACACGGCACCGCGGAGGGGTCGAGCGAATGA
- the ureC gene encoding urease subunit alpha, whose protein sequence is MTKDIDREAYADLYGPSEGDRVRLADTELFAEVETDLRTHGDEAVFGGGKTLRDGLGMAPDVTQADGALDWVITNATVIDPVLGVVAGDIGIRDGDIVGVGKAGNPDTMDGVDMVVGPATDVYPAEGKIATAGALDIHVHWNSAQLHEHGLASGITTMLGGGYGGGATTCTTGPQNIKRFLQAAEAWPVNVGFYGKGNASTPEPLIEQVEAGACALKLHEDWGSMPAAIDTCLDVAEDEDVQVCMHTDTLNEAGFVENTFAAVDGRTMHLFHIEGAGGGHAPDIMELVGEPNMLPSSTNPSMPYTDNTFDEHLDMVMVCHHLNPDVPEDVAFAESRVRAETIAAEDVLHDMGAISMMTTDSQAMGRQAELVSRTWQAASKMKSQRGPLPEDEGTGADNHRIKRYLAKYTINPAISAGIDDYVGTLEPGKLADVVLWDPAFFGVKPAMIFKGGFPVHSEMGEANGSLMTCEPILQRQRAGADGKAKHGLSLSFVSPAAADNDVGEAYGLDSRVVPVGGTRTPGKEDMLYNDYCPDDIDVDPETFEVEVDGELVTCEPASELPLAQRYTL, encoded by the coding sequence ATGACGAAGGACATCGACCGCGAGGCCTACGCCGACCTGTACGGCCCCTCGGAGGGCGACCGCGTCCGACTGGCCGACACCGAACTGTTCGCCGAGGTCGAGACGGACCTCCGGACGCACGGCGACGAGGCCGTCTTCGGCGGCGGGAAGACGCTCCGCGACGGTCTGGGGATGGCCCCCGACGTGACCCAAGCAGACGGGGCGCTGGACTGGGTCATCACGAACGCGACCGTCATCGACCCGGTTCTCGGCGTCGTCGCCGGCGACATCGGCATCCGCGACGGCGACATCGTCGGCGTCGGCAAGGCGGGCAACCCCGACACGATGGACGGCGTGGACATGGTCGTCGGCCCGGCGACCGACGTCTACCCGGCCGAGGGGAAGATTGCGACCGCCGGCGCGCTCGACATCCACGTTCACTGGAACTCCGCGCAACTGCACGAACACGGGCTGGCGTCCGGCATCACGACGATGCTCGGCGGCGGCTACGGCGGCGGCGCGACGACCTGCACGACCGGCCCGCAGAACATCAAGCGGTTCCTCCAAGCCGCCGAGGCGTGGCCCGTCAACGTCGGCTTCTACGGCAAGGGGAACGCGTCCACGCCCGAACCCCTCATCGAGCAGGTCGAAGCCGGCGCGTGCGCGCTCAAACTGCACGAGGACTGGGGGTCGATGCCCGCGGCAATCGACACCTGCCTCGACGTGGCCGAAGACGAGGACGTACAGGTGTGTATGCACACGGACACGCTGAACGAGGCCGGCTTCGTCGAGAACACGTTCGCGGCCGTCGACGGCCGGACGATGCACCTGTTCCACATCGAGGGCGCGGGCGGCGGTCACGCCCCCGACATCATGGAACTGGTTGGCGAGCCGAACATGCTCCCGTCGTCGACGAACCCCTCGATGCCGTACACGGACAACACGTTCGACGAGCACCTCGACATGGTGATGGTGTGTCACCATCTCAACCCCGACGTGCCCGAGGACGTGGCGTTCGCGGAATCGCGGGTGCGCGCCGAGACCATCGCCGCCGAGGACGTGCTCCACGACATGGGCGCGATTTCGATGATGACGACCGACTCGCAGGCGATGGGTCGGCAGGCCGAACTCGTCTCGCGGACGTGGCAGGCCGCCTCGAAGATGAAGTCCCAACGCGGGCCGCTCCCCGAAGACGAGGGGACCGGCGCGGACAACCACCGCATCAAGCGCTACCTGGCGAAGTACACCATCAATCCCGCGATATCCGCGGGTATCGACGACTACGTCGGCACGCTCGAACCCGGCAAACTCGCGGACGTGGTGCTGTGGGACCCCGCGTTCTTCGGCGTCAAGCCGGCGATGATATTCAAAGGCGGCTTCCCCGTCCACTCGGAGATGGGCGAGGCCAACGGCTCGTTGATGACGTGCGAACCGATTCTCCAGCGCCAGCGGGCCGGCGCGGACGGCAAGGCCAAACACGGCCTCTCGCTGTCGTTCGTCTCCCCGGCCGCCGCCGACAACGACGTCGGCGAGGCGTACGGCCTCGACTCGCGGGTCGTCCCGGTGGGCGGCACGCGCACGCCCGGCAAGGAGGACATGCTGTACAACGACTACTGCCCCGACGACATCGACGTCGACCCCGAGACGTTCGAGGTCGAAGTCGACGGCGAACTCGTCACCTGCGAACCGGCTTCCGAACTCCCCCTCGCACAGCGGTACACGCTATGA
- a CDS encoding urease subunit gamma has protein sequence MKLTPKEQERLTVFTAAEVARRRKERGVPLNHPEAVAYITDWCIERGRDGQSVAEIRSGASQLLGREDVMDGVPEMIDMIQVEPMFPDGTKLVTVHDPIRSDSVGTADSTADAATDGGDTDDIDTSGGDDA, from the coding sequence ATGAAACTCACCCCGAAAGAACAGGAACGGCTCACGGTCTTCACCGCCGCAGAGGTCGCTCGACGCCGCAAGGAGCGCGGCGTCCCGCTGAACCACCCCGAAGCGGTCGCGTACATCACCGACTGGTGTATCGAGCGCGGCCGGGACGGACAGTCCGTCGCCGAGATTCGCTCCGGGGCGTCGCAGTTGCTCGGCCGCGAGGATGTCATGGACGGCGTCCCCGAGATGATTGACATGATTCAGGTCGAACCGATGTTCCCCGACGGCACCAAGCTCGTCACCGTCCACGACCCCATCAGGTCCGACAGCGTCGGCACCGCCGATTCGACGGCGGACGCGGCGACCGACGGGGGCGACACAGACGACATCGACACGAGCGGGGGTGACGACGCGTGA
- the ureG gene encoding urease accessory protein UreG, with protein MSLTHRDVATVGIGGPVGSGKTSLLTELVPQLRERGLNVGVIANDILTQEDADVLRERFAGVVPESLVAGVETGACPHTGIREDPSMNLQQIDDFLADHPELDIVLIESGGDNLAATFNPELADYSLYVISVAEGDDIPRKRGPGVVDCDLLVINKTDLAPHVDADLDVMERDAKAVRSGPFVFTDCRSQTGIEEVLTHVREGVLFA; from the coding sequence GTGAGCCTCACGCACCGCGACGTGGCGACGGTCGGTATCGGCGGGCCCGTGGGATCGGGCAAGACGTCGCTTCTGACCGAACTCGTGCCGCAGCTTCGCGAACGGGGGTTGAACGTCGGCGTCATCGCCAACGACATCCTCACGCAGGAAGACGCCGACGTGTTGCGCGAGCGGTTCGCCGGGGTCGTCCCCGAGAGCCTCGTCGCGGGCGTCGAGACCGGCGCGTGCCCGCACACGGGCATCCGGGAGGACCCGTCGATGAACCTCCAGCAGATAGACGACTTCCTCGCGGACCACCCCGAGCTAGATATCGTGCTGATAGAGAGCGGCGGCGACAACCTCGCGGCGACGTTCAACCCCGAGCTCGCGGACTACTCGCTGTACGTCATCAGCGTCGCGGAGGGCGACGACATCCCGCGGAAGCGCGGCCCCGGCGTCGTCGACTGCGACCTGCTCGTCATCAACAAGACCGACCTCGCGCCGCACGTCGACGCCGACCTCGACGTGATGGAGCGGGACGCGAAGGCGGTCCGAAGCGGGCCGTTCGTCTTCACCGACTGTCGTTCTCAGACGGGCATCGAGGAGGTGCTGACGCACGTTCGCGAAGGGGTGCTGTTCGCCTGA
- a CDS encoding urease accessory protein UreD, translating into MAADSPPPSFERYAAEPVPQAAVGAPGKDGVLELTFERTSRGTALVHDYATVPFHISGTLGHDPHPEAETVFVQSPTGGVAQGDRHDLTIAVEADAIAHVSTQSSTKVQTMERNYAGVDTALSVAAGGHLDYVPEPTILHADARYTQDLRLDVADGATAIVGDVVVSGRLARGERFEFDRYRSRLRATGPDGLLFEDATHLAPDESDPSAPGLLGEHAVYGTLFVVAPGRDAASLSDDLHEAVAATDARAGATELPNDAGVAVRALGDCADTVRTACDAAWDRARRALLDASAPSGRKY; encoded by the coding sequence ATGGCCGCCGACTCGCCCCCGCCGTCGTTCGAACGGTACGCGGCGGAGCCCGTCCCGCAGGCGGCGGTCGGCGCACCGGGAAAAGACGGCGTCCTCGAACTGACGTTCGAGCGGACCAGCCGCGGGACGGCGCTCGTCCACGACTACGCGACCGTGCCGTTCCATATTTCGGGAACGCTCGGCCACGACCCGCACCCCGAGGCAGAGACGGTGTTCGTCCAGTCGCCGACCGGCGGCGTCGCCCAAGGCGACCGCCACGACCTGACCATCGCGGTCGAAGCCGACGCAATCGCGCACGTCTCGACGCAGAGTTCGACGAAGGTGCAGACGATGGAGCGCAACTACGCCGGCGTCGACACCGCGCTGTCGGTCGCCGCCGGCGGCCACCTCGACTACGTGCCGGAGCCGACGATTCTCCACGCGGACGCCCGGTACACGCAAGACCTGCGTCTCGACGTCGCAGACGGCGCGACGGCTATCGTCGGCGACGTGGTCGTCTCGGGGCGACTCGCCCGCGGCGAGCGGTTCGAGTTCGACCGCTATCGCTCTCGACTGCGCGCGACCGGCCCGGACGGCCTCCTGTTCGAGGACGCCACGCATCTCGCGCCCGACGAGTCGGACCCGAGCGCGCCGGGACTCCTCGGTGAGCACGCGGTCTACGGGACCCTGTTCGTCGTCGCGCCGGGCCGAGACGCGGCCTCGTTGAGCGACGACCTCCACGAGGCGGTCGCGGCTACCGACGCCCGCGCCGGCGCGACCGAACTGCCGAACGACGCCGGTGTCGCGGTTCGCGCGCTCGGTGACTGCGCGGACACCGTCCGGACCGCGTGCGACGCCGCCTGGGACCGTGCGCGGCGGGCGTTACTCGACGCCTCCGCGCCGTCCGGGAGGAAGTACTGA
- a CDS encoding urease accessory protein UreE, whose protein sequence is MLVADTYLGHRDDPAVRGRLDEADAARVVLSDDDRRRSRVRTETEDGRDLGVVVGRELDDGDVLETETGDLVVVELAAIDVLVVDVGAADVSTTAAVELGHALGNRHWNLAIRDGEALFPVPDTYERMEATVADHLPPGVTTRRETVSPALFDGDEPDHGHGGHGHGGHDHSHEHGGHGHSHGEHSHDHDDGHSHGHDHDDGHDHSHDGLLRSARGDER, encoded by the coding sequence ATGCTCGTCGCCGACACCTACCTCGGCCACCGGGACGACCCGGCGGTCCGAGGTAGACTGGACGAGGCCGACGCCGCCCGCGTGGTGCTGTCCGACGACGACCGACGGCGCTCGCGCGTCAGAACCGAGACCGAAGACGGCCGGGATCTCGGCGTCGTCGTCGGGCGCGAACTCGACGACGGCGACGTGCTCGAAACGGAGACTGGCGACCTCGTCGTGGTCGAACTCGCGGCTATCGACGTGCTCGTCGTCGACGTGGGCGCCGCCGACGTGTCCACGACCGCCGCGGTGGAACTGGGTCACGCGCTCGGCAACCGCCACTGGAACCTCGCCATCCGTGACGGCGAGGCGCTGTTCCCGGTTCCCGACACCTACGAGCGGATGGAAGCGACCGTCGCGGACCACCTCCCGCCGGGCGTGACGACCCGACGCGAGACCGTCTCGCCGGCTCTCTTCGACGGCGACGAACCCGACCACGGCCACGGCGGGCACGGTCACGGTGGACACGACCACAGCCACGAGCATGGCGGACACGGCCACAGCCACGGCGAGCACAGTCACGACCATGACGACGGGCACAGTCATGGCCACGACCACGATGATGGACACGACCACAGCCACGACGGCCTGCTCCGGTCCGCTCGGGGGGACGAGCGATGA
- a CDS encoding urease accessory protein UreF, translating into MTDGARLESFRLADSFLPVGTYTASYGLEQFVQEELISDADDLRALLSTYLKQQVGPCELVALRAAHTAARDGDFDAVCRADRRLTAATLSKEFRKSARQSGNRLLSLQRELRESPLLDEYAEAVDAGDATGNYAVVLGVAAASADIDASEACLLCCHGFVTGLVGAAQRVLSLGHTDAQRILHDLQPVMTEAAADSADRGIDEMSPFAPLIDVLSANHERADRRLFMS; encoded by the coding sequence ATGACCGACGGCGCTCGGCTCGAATCCTTTCGGTTGGCCGATTCGTTCCTCCCGGTCGGGACGTACACCGCCTCGTACGGCCTCGAGCAGTTCGTTCAGGAAGAGCTGATCTCCGACGCCGACGACCTCCGGGCGTTGCTATCGACGTATCTCAAACAGCAGGTCGGCCCGTGCGAACTGGTCGCGCTTCGGGCGGCTCACACCGCCGCCCGCGACGGCGACTTCGACGCGGTCTGTCGCGCCGACCGCCGCCTGACCGCGGCGACGCTGTCCAAGGAGTTCAGAAAGAGCGCCCGACAGTCCGGCAACCGCCTCCTCTCGCTCCAGCGGGAGCTCCGCGAGTCGCCCCTCCTCGACGAGTACGCCGAGGCCGTCGACGCCGGCGACGCGACCGGGAACTACGCCGTCGTCCTCGGCGTCGCCGCCGCGAGCGCGGACATCGACGCCTCGGAGGCGTGTCTGCTCTGTTGTCACGGCTTCGTGACCGGACTCGTCGGGGCCGCCCAGCGGGTGCTCTCGCTCGGACACACCGACGCCCAGCGGATTCTCCACGACCTCCAGCCGGTGATGACCGAGGCCGCCGCCGACAGCGCCGACCGAGGGATAGACGAGATGTCGCCGTTCGCGCCACTCATCGACGTTCTCTCCGCGAATCACGAGCGCGCCGACCGGCGGCTGTTCATGAGCTAA
- a CDS encoding methyltransferase domain-containing protein, whose protein sequence is MELAGEEDAFAAREAEAAATGVTVVAPGLATARGVEPERARRLAYTRRVVELVGRCAPDIEAARAVVAAANVDREGTVAVRARDVRGLTGISTTDAERELGSALVDRGFGVDLDDPDHELRVCFSEDACLVGWTAVEAVRDFTDRKPTDRPFFQPGSMAPVDARAFVNMAGAEPGARILDPMCGTGGVLLEAGLVGADVVGVDAQAKMVGGARENLRHYVGSGDVVRGDATALPLRDDSMDGAVFDAPYGRQSKIARHSLADLVGGALAEVRRVAPECVMVADRSWAEAAEDAGWGVERVFERRVHRSLVRYVHLLHR, encoded by the coding sequence TTGGAACTCGCCGGCGAGGAAGACGCCTTCGCCGCCCGCGAGGCCGAGGCGGCCGCGACGGGCGTGACGGTCGTCGCCCCCGGCCTCGCCACCGCCCGCGGCGTCGAACCGGAGCGCGCGAGGCGACTCGCCTACACCCGGCGCGTCGTCGAACTGGTCGGGCGATGCGCCCCCGACATCGAGGCCGCCCGCGCCGTCGTCGCGGCCGCGAACGTCGACCGCGAGGGGACCGTCGCCGTCCGCGCCCGCGACGTGCGAGGACTCACCGGTATCAGCACGACCGACGCCGAGCGCGAACTCGGGTCGGCGCTCGTCGACCGCGGCTTCGGCGTCGACTTGGACGACCCCGACCACGAGCTACGGGTCTGCTTCTCCGAGGACGCCTGTCTCGTCGGCTGGACCGCCGTCGAGGCCGTCCGCGACTTCACCGACCGGAAACCGACCGACCGGCCGTTTTTCCAGCCGGGCAGCATGGCCCCCGTGGACGCCCGCGCCTTCGTCAACATGGCCGGCGCGGAGCCCGGTGCCCGAATTCTGGACCCGATGTGCGGCACCGGCGGCGTCCTCCTCGAAGCCGGCCTCGTCGGTGCCGACGTAGTCGGCGTCGACGCCCAAGCGAAGATGGTCGGCGGCGCGCGGGAGAACCTGCGTCACTACGTCGGCTCCGGCGACGTGGTCCGCGGCGACGCCACCGCGCTCCCCCTCCGCGACGATTCGATGGACGGCGCGGTGTTCGACGCCCCCTACGGCCGGCAGTCAAAAATCGCCCGCCACTCGCTTGCGGACCTCGTCGGCGGCGCGCTGGCGGAGGTCCGCCGGGTCGCCCCCGAGTGCGTGATGGTTGCCGACCGGTCGTGGGCTGAGGCGGCCGAGGACGCCGGCTGGGGGGTCGAACGAGTGTTCGAGCGACGGGTCCACCGGTCGCTGGTGCGGTACGTGCATCTGCTGCATCGGTAG
- a CDS encoding DUF5658 family protein, which produces MTSHDAILWGAAALTCGLGDYVTTVLGVRTAGVQEGNPLVRRLSGGDPGPGSFAVLKLVSVALFFAAYWALKPAVARLAVPLSLTVLGAVVTARNARIIHRRA; this is translated from the coding sequence ATGACCTCTCACGACGCCATCCTCTGGGGCGCGGCGGCGCTCACCTGCGGGCTCGGTGACTACGTCACGACCGTCCTCGGAGTCAGGACGGCGGGCGTGCAGGAAGGCAATCCCCTCGTGCGACGCCTCTCCGGCGGCGACCCCGGTCCCGGCTCGTTCGCGGTGTTGAAGCTCGTCTCGGTCGCGCTGTTCTTCGCGGCCTACTGGGCGCTCAAGCCGGCGGTCGCCCGACTCGCAGTTCCACTCTCGCTGACAGTTCTCGGCGCGGTCGTCACCGCTCGAAACGCCCGGATTATTCACCGCCGCGCGTAA
- a CDS encoding TATA-box-binding protein translates to MTDPKDTINIENVVASTGIGQELDLQSVAMDLEGADYDPEQFPGLVYRTQEPKSAALIFRSGKIVCTGAKSTDDVHESLEIVFDKLRELQIPVDDDPEITVQNIVTSADLGENLNLNAIAIGLGLENIEYEPEQFPGLVYRLDEPSVVALLFGSGKLVITGGKQPTDAEAAVDVIISRLSELGLLNGSF, encoded by the coding sequence ATGACCGACCCCAAGGACACAATCAACATCGAAAACGTCGTCGCCTCCACGGGAATCGGCCAAGAGCTCGACCTCCAGAGCGTGGCGATGGACCTCGAGGGTGCCGACTACGACCCCGAGCAGTTTCCGGGACTCGTCTACCGCACGCAGGAGCCGAAGTCCGCGGCGCTCATCTTCCGGTCCGGGAAAATCGTCTGCACCGGCGCGAAGTCGACCGACGACGTCCACGAGAGCCTCGAAATCGTCTTCGACAAGCTCCGCGAGCTTCAGATTCCGGTCGACGACGACCCCGAAATCACCGTGCAGAACATCGTCACGAGCGCGGACCTCGGCGAGAACCTGAACCTCAACGCCATCGCCATCGGGCTCGGTCTCGAAAACATCGAGTACGAACCGGAGCAGTTCCCCGGCCTCGTCTATCGCCTCGACGAACCGAGCGTCGTCGCGCTTCTCTTCGGGTCGGGCAAACTCGTTATCACGGGCGGCAAACAGCCGACAGACGCCGAGGCGGCGGTCGACGTCATCATCTCGCGGCTCTCCGAACTCGGTCTCCTCAACGGGTCGTTCTAA
- a CDS encoding DUF7473 family protein: MDALTLQTATGAPVTAVAGTFALFALFLSLTAHIAARNVLGDVELKKAFAVGPVPAAIAVVFTSFGWNSFVALALALGLDFGFVKYLYGRSTRLSAYVIVIHFVVSVLLGLVLFGLSAILLTAPF, translated from the coding sequence ATGGACGCGCTCACCTTGCAGACGGCTACCGGTGCGCCGGTCACGGCCGTCGCCGGAACGTTCGCGCTGTTCGCGCTGTTCCTCTCTCTCACCGCCCACATCGCCGCGCGGAACGTCCTCGGCGACGTGGAACTCAAGAAGGCGTTCGCCGTCGGCCCGGTCCCGGCGGCCATCGCCGTCGTCTTCACCTCCTTCGGCTGGAACTCCTTCGTCGCGCTCGCGCTCGCACTCGGCCTCGACTTCGGCTTCGTCAAGTACCTCTACGGCCGGTCGACCCGCCTGTCGGCGTACGTGATCGTCATCCACTTCGTCGTCTCGGTGCTTCTGGGTCTCGTCCTGTTCGGTCTCTCCGCCATCCTGCTGACCGCGCCATTCTGA